GGCAACGCACATATCGCTGGGATGTACAGCTATGCATTGGGGGCTTGCACCAAAAATAGCGTGCATCCGGTTAATACCTTGCATTGCCCCGCAGCCGGTACCCGGCACACGTTTATTACAAGGCATGGTGGTATCATAAAAATACCCGCAACGGGTGCGCTGCATCATGTTACCGCCAACCGTTGCCATATTGCGCAGTTGCGGCGATGCCCCCGCTTTAAGCGCCATGGCCAAAAGCGGTTGGTTTTGGGCTACCAAATTATTTTCAGATACCGCACTGTTGAGTGCAAGGGCGCCAATGTGAAGTCCGTTTTTAGTAATACCAATATTTTTTAACGGCAGCTGGTTTATATCAACCAGTTTATCCGGAGCAGTAACGCCCCGTTTCATCAGGTCTACCAGGTTTGTACCACCCGCTATAATCTTGCTGCCGGGTTTGCCCACAGCATCTAAAACTGCTTGCTGTGTTGCCGGCCTAACGTATTGAAACTGTTTCATACGGCCATCCCCCCGTCTTTTACTTCCTGTATGGCGTTTACTATATTGGGGTAAGCGCCGCAGCGGCAAATATTGCCGCTCATATATTCGCGTATTTCGTGTTCAGAGTTGGCGTGTCCCTCGCGGATACAGGCTACCGCCGACATGATTTGCCCCGGTGTACAATACCCGCACTGGAAACCATCGTGCTTTATAAAAGCCTCCTGCATAGGGTGCAGCTTATCGCCATTGGCAAGGCCTTCAATGGTGGTAATTTTTTTGCCGTTCATCATGATGCCCAGGGTAAGGCAGGAGTTTACCCGTTGCCCGTCTACATGAACAGTACATGCACCGCATTGGCCATGGTCGCAGCCCTTTTTAGTGCCGGTTAGGTCCAGTTGCTCGCGTAATATATCCAGCAGGGTTGATCGTGGCTCAACGGATAGGTTTTGCTGCCTGCCGTTTACCTGCATTTTTAAAGGCATTTTTTCAAAAACCGCGGCAATTTGCTCATCTACATGGCTGGCCGCAGCTTTTATGGCAGTGCCCGGTGTAAGGGCTACGGCAGTTAGCAGGGTTGATTGTTTCAGGAAATTCCTGCGCGAACTATCCTTCACATCCAGGTCTTCATCAGCCCCGGTACAAGGTTTTTTGCTTTCCATAAATAATCGGCTTTTAGGAATGTTAAATTACATATTTTTAATAAAATGCTGCAACTGCAATCAATGTTTTACAACATCTGTATTTTGTGCATGGTCACGTATTGGGTATTATTATAAAACAATTGAGGGCATATTGCCGTATAAAGCCGTAACTAATTGATTGTATGTTAACTCCCCCAATCCCCGAAAATGAAATGGACAGGGTAATGACCCTGTCGGAATTTGATTTGGACTATGGCGCCCACGCCGATAGTTTTAAAGATTTAACCAAGCTTGCCGCCAAAGTTGCCGGCACCGAAATGTCGTTGGTTAACCTCATTGATTCCTATACCCAATGGACCATCTCGACCCATAACATGGACCTGGAGCAAATGCCGCGCGAGGAATCTGTTTGTCAATACGTATTAATGAGCGACGAAAATATGGAAATTGCCGACCTGAGCGCCGACGAGCGGTTTAAAGATAGGCCCTACGTTACCGGCGGGCCTCACCTGCGCTATTACTACGGCATTCCACTTAATGTAGATAATCATAACATTGGCGCCTTATGCGTGGTTGATGCGCATTCGCCAAAGACACTTAACCCCGAAAAGATAGAGCTATTAAAGATAATTGCCGGCGAAATTGTGAACAGGCTTAAATACATTAAAGTAATTGATGACCTGCGGAACAATTTATCTGAAGCAAAACAAACACAGAAAAAAGTAGCGCACGATATTCGCGGACCATTAAGTGGCATTATAGGCCTGGCACAGCTTATTCGTGAACAGGGCGATGAAAACCAGATGGACGAGATATTGGAGTTTATGAACCTGATACACAGAAGCGGCCGATCGATACTGGAGCTTGCAGATGAAATTTTGAGTGCGGATAAAAAAGAGAAGAAAGTGCCCGAATTAAAGGGAAACGAATTTAACCAGGTGGTATTTAAAGACAAGCTGGAAAAACTGTATGTGCCGCAGGCCATGAACAAGCATATAACGTTTAGAGTGAATACCTCGTCGGCATCAGAAACCATTCCCTTTTCAAAAAATAAATTACTGCAGATAACCGGGAACCTGATTTCGAACGCTATCAAATTCACCCCGAATAATGGCTCTGTTACTGTTGACCTGGATTTGATTGAAAAAAGAAACGAAAACGTATTGCAGATAAAAGTAACCGATTCGGGTGTTGGGCTGGATGCCGATGGAATAGCCAATATATTGCAGGGCAACGCCACATCAACAAATGGTACCGGCGGCGAAAATGGGTACGGGTTTGGCCTGGCGCTTGTAAAGCACCTGGTTGAAAGCCTTAAGGGAACGTTTAATATATTTTCGGTTCCGGGACAGGGGGCCACATTTGAGGTAAAGCTACCGCAGGCGTCATCGCCGGAAAAATAACATAAGCATGGTTTTTTGATATAGAACTATCACAGCAGGTAAAAAAAACCTGCTAAACCAATCCCACAAAGTACAGTAAGTAGATGTATTATTAACAGCAAAGTGCCGGGTACCAATACCCGGCACTTTGTTTATTTATAATTTACCAACGGCTGCCACCGCCGCCGCCACGGCTATCTTTTGAATAACCACCGCCGCCACCGCCACGGTTACCGCCGCCGCCATAGCCGCCACCGCCGCCACGGTTGCCACCATAACCACCGCCGCCACGGTTGTCGCGTGGTTTTTTGTCTTCAGCCTGGCTAACAGCAATTGATCTGCCTCTAACATCTGATCCGTTTAAACCGGTGATTGCTAATTGTGCAGCTTCATCATCAGGCATTTCAACAAATCCGAAACCCTTGCTTCTGCCAGATTCACGGTCAATAATAATTTTTACAGTGCTTACTTCACCGTACGCTTCAAAAAGCTCTTTTAAATCGGCTTCCTCTAATTGAAAAGGAAGGCTTCCTACAAATATGTTCATCAATCTTTAATTTATAAAAGGCAAGGTTGTTTTGTTTGCCCAGTTTTGTTAACATCAAATATAGTAATAGATATTTGATGATTACTGCATGATTTTATGAATGGATGGTTTTATTTTAAAAAAAAGTTGATTTTTATTGATTTTAGGTTAAAAACAGCACTTTTTAACCGTTAAAATATAATTTGCCCGGGCCGGATATTAAATAAGGCCTTATTTATATGGCATAGTTTATAAAAGTAATATCGTTTATTATTAAAAAAGCCCCGCGCCGATAAAATTTGATAAATTCACTGCAAATACCTTATCAACAGCTTGAAAATTACCCTTGTGCATATTTGTCATGTGACATCGCCGCCGTGGCTGCGCATATTATTTGGTTTTAAATGTTTTACCAAAACAGCGGGGCAACGCTTACCGGGCCACTTTACAAACGGGCATGCCTTCCCCCGGATACATTACTAATACCGCAATGCAACATTGCTTAATAGTTATTAACATGGCTCCGGCAGGCAAGTCTGGTATCATGCCTCTTCTACCATCGTTTTAATATCAATATACCAATTCTACCACATACGTTTTCCCGTTCAGCGTAAAGCTGTCGCCAGCTTTTGCCCCGTTCAGTTTAATGCCCACCGGCGAACCGGGCGATACGGCGAAATAGCTTTTGCCATGAAGCAATAACGCCCCCGCGCTTATAGCCAAATAAAAATTGCCATTATTGGTAATGATCACGCTGCCTGCTTCGGCTATGGCCGATGTGCCGGTGGTACCTATGCGGTTTAAAGCAACCAGTAATTTGTTGGCTTCGTTAAGCTGGGCCAGGTTGCGGTTGGTTTCCTGCTGCGCCATTTCGCGCCCGGTTTCGTATTTATCGCCGGCGCTGCTCTTAGTATCGTCGTTTGATGATTTTTGCGCTTCGCTGATAGCCAGTTCGGCGGCATCCATGCTCCTGCGAACGTGGGCTACACACAGGTCATATAATTCCTTTTTCAGATTGTTCATTTTGCGCTCAACAATAGCTGCATTTTGTAAAATGCAAATAAAGTAATAAATGTTGGCTGATGGCCGGGTAAAATAACACCCGCAGTTTCGGGTTATACAATGTAACCGGCATTACATTATGCAATAAAATCTATTATTGTATTTCAGCCCTTGTTTTTTCAATAAAATAAACCATTTTTATGGCTCACTCAACAAAGCCTTTAGCCAATTTAAACCAATGAACCAAACTCCTGCGTACCTTGAATCAAAAAGTCATTATAAAATTTTAGACGGTCTGCGTGGTGTAGCCGCCTTGCTGGTAGTAGCCTTCCACGTTTTGGAGGCCAATAATGGCGGCAGCCGCTTCGCCCAGATCATTAATCACGGCTACCTGGCTGTCGATTTCTTTTTCCTGCTTTCGGGCTTCGTGGTAGCCTACGCATATGACGATCGTTGGGGCAAAATGGGCCAATGGGAGTTTTATAAACGCAGGCTTGTACGCTTACAGCCAATGGTTATCATGGGCAGCATCATTGGGGCCATATTTTTTTATTTACAGGCATCACCCACGGTGTTCCCGCTTATCAGCGCAACACCTGTTTGGAAAATGCTGCTGGTTATGGTGATCGGCTTTACGCTTATCCCGATACCCATATCTATGGATAT
The genomic region above belongs to Mucilaginibacter sp. KACC 22773 and contains:
- a CDS encoding FAD binding domain-containing protein, translated to MKQFQYVRPATQQAVLDAVGKPGSKIIAGGTNLVDLMKRGVTAPDKLVDINQLPLKNIGITKNGLHIGALALNSAVSENNLVAQNQPLLAMALKAGASPQLRNMATVGGNMMQRTRCGYFYDTTMPCNKRVPGTGCGAMQGINRMHAIFGASPQCIAVHPSDMCVALAALDATVVIAGKKGERRLPFTEFHRLPGDHPELDNRLAKDELIVGVEIPDNNFAKNSYYLKIRDRQSYAFALVSVAAALEIDNGLIKNARLAMGGVAHKPWRLFDAEKSLVGKPATEESFANAARLAMQGAIGHGGNSFKLKLAPATITEALKHAAGLV
- a CDS encoding (2Fe-2S)-binding protein, producing MESKKPCTGADEDLDVKDSSRRNFLKQSTLLTAVALTPGTAIKAAASHVDEQIAAVFEKMPLKMQVNGRQQNLSVEPRSTLLDILREQLDLTGTKKGCDHGQCGACTVHVDGQRVNSCLTLGIMMNGKKITTIEGLANGDKLHPMQEAFIKHDGFQCGYCTPGQIMSAVACIREGHANSEHEIREYMSGNICRCGAYPNIVNAIQEVKDGGMAV
- a CDS encoding GAF domain-containing sensor histidine kinase, with the protein product MLTPPIPENEMDRVMTLSEFDLDYGAHADSFKDLTKLAAKVAGTEMSLVNLIDSYTQWTISTHNMDLEQMPREESVCQYVLMSDENMEIADLSADERFKDRPYVTGGPHLRYYYGIPLNVDNHNIGALCVVDAHSPKTLNPEKIELLKIIAGEIVNRLKYIKVIDDLRNNLSEAKQTQKKVAHDIRGPLSGIIGLAQLIREQGDENQMDEILEFMNLIHRSGRSILELADEILSADKKEKKVPELKGNEFNQVVFKDKLEKLYVPQAMNKHITFRVNTSSASETIPFSKNKLLQITGNLISNAIKFTPNNGSVTVDLDLIEKRNENVLQIKVTDSGVGLDADGIANILQGNATSTNGTGGENGYGFGLALVKHLVESLKGTFNIFSVPGQGATFEVKLPQASSPEK
- a CDS encoding RNA recognition motif domain-containing protein — translated: MNIFVGSLPFQLEEADLKELFEAYGEVSTVKIIIDRESGRSKGFGFVEMPDDEAAQLAITGLNGSDVRGRSIAVSQAEDKKPRDNRGGGGYGGNRGGGGGYGGGGNRGGGGGGYSKDSRGGGGGSRW
- a CDS encoding 3-oxoacyl-ACP synthase → MNNLKKELYDLCVAHVRRSMDAAELAISEAQKSSNDDTKSSAGDKYETGREMAQQETNRNLAQLNEANKLLVALNRIGTTGTSAIAEAGSVIITNNGNFYLAISAGALLLHGKSYFAVSPGSPVGIKLNGAKAGDSFTLNGKTYVVELVY